One segment of Papaver somniferum cultivar HN1 unplaced genomic scaffold, ASM357369v1 unplaced-scaffold_81, whole genome shotgun sequence DNA contains the following:
- the LOC113345357 gene encoding L-type lectin-domain containing receptor kinase IX.1-like, whose protein sequence is MFGGGFLGLMSSRAADQESEEYTFVAVELDTHKNEWDPCSSHVGFNVNSVVSVDTKAFQNGSMRNGKHVINAWLSYNSTTKNLSASLTYAENPVINRNSTLSHTIDLSKYLPETVRVGFSAASTGTILENHKILSWQFNSTFRKGNGVNSLVVGLIVGLDAFGCSIGFAIFIWWSIKRRRARNSHLDAANSDSSMDDAFEKGTGPKRFLYSELVDATNNFHEAGKLGEGGFGGVYRGFLSGVNLNVAVKRISKGSQQGRREYQSEVRIISKLRHRNLVQLIGWSHQRNELLLVYEFMPNRSLDKHLFRGVLNWEARYKIALGLASALLYLHELWEQCVLHRDIKASNVMLDSDFNAKLGDFGLARLVDHHLGSQTTALAGTLGYLAPECTYTSKSSKESDVYSFGIVALEIACGRKPVEQNKENLVDWVWELYGNGKIVEAADERLNMDFDGQEMERLLILGLWCAHPDPTTRPSIRQVMSLLNHESPLVNLPTKLPLPVYNYPYAPRVDMCKLAFASACGDYSNSQTNGSQCGCSKCSKANSSQMLTKTSAGSSTSESPVHPC, encoded by the coding sequence ATGTTTGGCGGTGGATTTCTTGGCCTAATGAGTTCACGCGCAGCTGATCAGGAATCGGAAGAGTATACATTTGTTGCAGTTGAGTTGGACACTCATAAAAACGAGTGGGATCCATGTTCTAGTCATGTTGGTTTCAACGTTAACTCGGTGGTATCGGTGGATACCAAGGCATTTCAAAATGGTAGTATGAGGAATGGAAAACACGTTATTAATGCTTGGCTAAGCTACAACTCGACTACAAAAAACTTGTCTGCTTCCTTAACTTATGCTGAAAATCCCGTTATCAATCGAAACTCTACTTTGTCTCATACAATTGATCTAAGCAAGTACCTGCCGGAGACGGTTAGAGTTGGGTTCTCGGCTGCCAGTACCGGAACGATTTTAGAGAACCATAAAATCCTTTCCTGGCAATTCAATTCCACCTTCAGAAAAGGAAACGGTGTTAACAGTTTGGTGGTGGGGCTTATTGTTGGTTTGGATGCTTTCGGCTGTTCGATTGGTTTCGCTATATTTATCTGGTGGAGCATAAAGAGGCGCCGCGCAAGGAACTCTCATCTTGATGCAGCGAATTCTGATTCATCTATGGATGATGCATTTGAGAAAGGAACAGGCCCGAAAAGGTTCTTATATAGCGAACTTGTTGATGCGACAAATAACTTCCACGAGGCAGGGAAACTTGGAGAGGGAGGATTTGGAGGCGTTTACAGAGGGTTCTTAAGCGGTGTAAACTTGAATGTCGCTGTCAAGAGGATATCAAAAGGATCACAACAAGGAAGAAGGGAATATCAATCAGAAGTCAGGATAATTAGTAAACTGCGACACAGAAATTTGGTTCAGCTCATAGGTTGGAGCCACCAACGAAATGAATTGCTTCTTGTGTACGAATTCATGCCAAACCGCAGCCTCGATAAGCATCTTTTCCGAGGAGTTCTAAATTGGGAAGCCAGGTACAAAATAGCTCTTGGTTTAGCTTCTGCGCTGCtatatctacatgaattatgGGAACAATGTGTACTTCACAGAGATATTAAAGCAAGTAATGTCATGCTGGATTCAGATTTCAATGCTAAACTCGGCGATTTCGGTTTAGCTCGGCTGGTTGATCATCATTTAGGTTCTCAAACGACAGCCTTAGCCGGAACTCTGGGCTACTTAGCCCCAGAATGTACATATACAAGTAAATCAAGCAAAGAATCCGATGTTTATAGTTTCGGGATCGTTGCGCTGGAGATTGCCTGCGGTAGGAAGCCGGTTGAACAAAACAAGGAAAACTTGGTAGATTGGGTTTGGGAACTCTATGGAAATGGTAAGATTGTTGAAGCGGCCGATGAAAGGCTAAATATGGATTTTGATGGACAAGAAATGGAACGTTTGTTGATTTTAGGATTATGGTGTGCGCATCCGGATCCTACAACTAGACCTTCCATTAGGCAAGTGATGAGTCTTCTGAACCATGAATCCCCATTGGTGAATCTTCCAACAAAGCTGCCTCTTCCGGTATATAATTATCCTTATGCACCCCGAGTGGATATGTGCAAGCTTGCTTTTGCTTCAGCTTGTGGTGATTACTCGAATTCGCAGACAAATGGTAGCCAATGTGGATGCAGTAAATGTTCAAAAGCCAATTCGTCTCAGATGTTGACGAAGACTTCTGCTGGTTCTTCCACATCAGAATCTCCCGTACATCCTTGTTAG